A genomic segment from Fusarium keratoplasticum isolate Fu6.1 chromosome 10, whole genome shotgun sequence encodes:
- a CDS encoding Fructose-bisphosphate aldolase, whose amino-acid sequence MASTGALKESNRTLQILENAVKGKYGVLAAICYNVEHLTALVRAAEAKRSPLILLLFPSTLEQLPTMAWAASAAIKSATVPLSLHLDHAQDVSQIEKVVSSLPFDSIMVDMSHYDHEENLSKTATLTKLCHEHGIAVEAESGRINGGEDGIAGTGDLEALFTTPEEVEDFLKAGIDILAPSVGNIHGDYPPEGPKLDLERLSSIDKQIRGRALMALHGTNDFSADIMKQCIDAGAVKLNVNKLLLEVWHVHLRENADKPFMQRTDEGIAVLQEEVKRWMDICGSSGKT is encoded by the exons ATGGCTTCTACAGGAGCTCTAAAAGAGTCTAATCGCACGCTGCAGATTCTCGAGAATGCCGTCAAAGGCAAGTATGGAGTCTTAGCAGCCATCTG CTACAACGTCGAACATCTCACAGCCCTGGTTAgagccgccgaggccaagcgCTCTCCACTGATTCTGCTCTTATTCCCGTCAACGTTGGAGCAACTTCCAACGATGGCCTGGGCTGCATCGGCTGCCATCAAATCTGCCACTGtgcctctttctctccacCTTGATCATGCGCAGGACGTGTCGCAGATTGAGAAAGTCGTTTCTAGTCTTCCATTTGACTCTATTATGGTTGATATGAGCCACTATGATCACGAAGAGAACCTTTCTAAAACCGCTACCCTTACAAAACTGTGCCATGAGCACGGTATAGCAGTCGAAGCCGAGAGCGGTCGTATCAACGGCGGCGAAGATGGCATCGCCGGCACTGGCGATCTCGAAG CCCTCTTCACGACCCCCGAAGAAGTAGAAGACTTCCTAAAAGCAGGCATTGACATCCTCGCTCCAAGCGTCGGAAACATCCACGGCGACTACCCTCCCGAAGGACCCAAGCTAGACCTTGAGCGCCTCTCCTCAATCGACAAGCAAATCCGCGGCCGCGCCTTGATGGCCCTCCACGGTACAAATGACTTTAGCGCCGACATCATGAAGCAGTGCATCGACGCAGGTGCTGTCAAGCTCAACGTCaacaagctgctgctggaggtgTGGCATGTGCACCTGAGGGAGAATGCCGACAAGCCATTTATGCAGCGGACGGATGAGGGGATTGCGGTGTTGCAGGAGGAAGTCAAGAGGTGGATGGATATTTGCGGCAGCAGTGGCAAGACATAG
- a CDS encoding MFS domain-containing protein, with amino-acid sequence MASYTTPPNEKADFVEAEMGNSSDHPRKGEVDHIDALATAPGTTLGSFSHLDEKKILRKMDMRLIPMLALLYLLSFLDRGNIGNAKIEGLQEDLNMTPDQYNWCLTVFFFTYAAFEVPSNLLLKKLRPSVWLPTIMVAWGVVMTLMGIVRNYHGLLVARIFLGLTEAGLFPGVAYYLTMWYCRHEIQFRQALFFSAASIAGAFSGLLAFAIAKMDGVGGLEGWRWIFILEGIVTVLVAIWAFFALYDFPETAKFLTEEERAFVVFRLKYQGQRQATSEEEGTHTRVAQTDEFRWEYVWSAFKDWQIWVNIFVYWGIVCPLYGISLFLPTIIRNLGYTSSHSQLMTVPIYITAAIIAVIVAWTSDRVGKRSPFIVVFLCIMIVGFSMCISTSNPKVVYGGVFIAACAIYPAFPGVITWLANNLAGSYKRSVGMAIQIGVGNLGGAMAANFYRQKDGPRYILGHGLELGFISAGIIAALILIVSYDRINKSRERKMARGEHNQYSPEELSAKGDKALTWRYMH; translated from the exons ATGGCTTCTTACACTACTCCCCCCAACGAAAAGGCAGActttgtcgaggccgagatgggtAACAGCTCTGACCATCCGCGAAAGGGCGAGGTCGACCACATCGACGCCCTCGCTACTGCACCTGGCACGACGCTCGGTTCCTTCTCGCACctcgatgagaagaagattcTTCGCAAG ATGGATATGCGGTTGATCCCCATGCTTGCGCTGCTCTACCTCCTCTCTTTCCTCGACC GTGGAAACATTGGAAACGCCAAGATCGAAGGCCTCCAGGAGGACCTCAACATGACGCCCGATCAGTACAACTGGTGCCTCacagtcttcttcttcacctaTGCCGCCTTCGAGGTGCCCTcgaacctcctcctcaagaagctccgtCCTAGCGTTTGGCTTCCCACCATCATGGTGGCTTGGGGAGTTGTGATGACACTTATGGGTATCGTCAGGAATTACCACGGTCTTCTCGTCGCTCGCATATTCCTCGGACTCACCGAGGCTGGTCTCTTTCCTGGAGTCGCG TACTATCTCACCATGTGGTACTGCCGACACGAGATCCAATTCCGCCaagccctcttcttctcagccgcctccatcgccggcgcCTTCAGCGGTCTCCTCGCCTTTGCGatcgccaagatggacgGCGTCGGCGGCCTCGAAGGCTGGCGCTGGATCTTTATCCTCGAGGGCATTGTCaccgtcctcgtcgccatctgGGCCTTTTTCGCCCTCTACGATTTCCCCGAAACCGCAAAGTTCctgaccgaggaggagcgcgcCTTTGTCGTCTTTCGACTCAAGTACCAGGGTCAGAGACAGGCTacgagcgaggaggagggtacTCACACGCGGGTTGCTCAGACGGATGAGTTTAGGTGGGAGTATGTCTGGAGTGCTTTCAAGGACTGGCAGATCTGGGTCAACATCTTTGTCTACTGGGGC ATTGTGTGCCCTCTCTACGGcatcagcctcttcctcccaacGATCATTCGCAACCTCGGCTACACCTCGAGCCACTCTCAACTCATGACCGTTCCCATCTACATCACAGCCGCAATCATTGCCGTCATTGTCGCTTGGACATCAGACCGAGTTGGAAAGCGAAGCCCCTTCATCGTCGTGTTCCTCTGCATCATGATTGTGGGCTTCTCAAT GTGTATTTCCACCAGCAACCCCAAGGTCGTCTACGGCGGTGTCTTTATCGCGGCCTGTGCCATCTACCCAGCCTTCCCAGGTGTCATCACCTGGCTGGCCAACAACCTTGCAGGAAGTTACAAGCGAAGCGTTGGTATGGCTATTCAAATCGGAGTCGGCAACCTCGGAGGC GCCATGGCTGCAAACTTTTACCGACAAAAGGATGGTCCCCGCTACATTCTTGGACACGGTCTGGAACTCGGCTTCATCAGTGCTGGCATCATTGCCGCTCTGATTCTCATTGTCAGCTACGATCGCATCAATAAGAGCCGTGAGCGTAAGATGGCTCGAGGCGAGCACAACCAATACTCTCCTGAGGAACTCTCAgccaagggcgacaaggcGTTGACCTGGAGATATATGCATTAG
- a CDS encoding Zn(2)-C6 fungal-type domain-containing protein, translating into MSRSCGGCLNCRQRRRKCDQQRPSCAACNRRDVQCSGYSTGYRWINHAAVSNGPRYAGSTAVYDYSHTPCNLQPSMAFTAPPPTYDSRITQPLFRNFLHSELRLFYKTQPNIWIQPFLVDMSLESQSIPIMGAPLQSLISNEMKSSL; encoded by the exons ATGTCTCGCTCCTGCGGAGGTTGCTTGAATTGTCGACAGCGCCGCAGAAAATGTGACCAGCAACGTCCCTCTTGTGCAGCATGCAACCGTCGAGACGTCCAATGTTCGGGCTACTCGACCGGATACCGTTGGATCAACCATGCTGCCGTGTCCAACGGTCCTCGATATGCTGGGTCTACTGCAGTGTACGACTACAGTCACACACCTTGCAACCTTCAGCCTAGTATGGCATTCACTGCGCCTCCACCAACTTACGATTCTCGAATAACTCAGCCTCTGTTTAGAAATT TCCTTCACTCTGAGCTGAGGCTGTTCTACAAGACCCAACCCAATATCTGGATTCAGCCCTTCCTTGTCGACATGTCGCTGGAGAGCCAGTCAATTCCTATAATGGGTGCTCCTCTCCAGTCCCTCATCTCAAATGAGATGAAATCATCCCTATAA
- a CDS encoding J domain-containing protein encodes MSTLPPDPYKALGVSPDAQLPEIRSAHRKLVLKCHPDKVQDPTLKAQKQDEFQQVQQAYELLSDEKQRQKYDDQVRLQELREQMRAKVASSSSSRSAPSFKYEIRTNDRTYKTTSPSAKVFSYSRSYEDTDLRGADIFEGVRTVRREASYQGKPSRREERERDRDREIREREKERERERERRKKAEDAVRRAEKEAKEARRAEKKQKEKEKDKERKRESEEKKRHAKPYIETYDDEEPAPKSEKKKSSKKHDRDRSAHREEAPPATDSVPPPPMPSIPTEQSYEDKESEALKYINASRQQKKNPYARHMQPPAAPTPPPVGSPFTAPATPDDDVRRSSAKPRRGSSGEKAYKKKPSKEVLDDPIEVDVSPSGRPHVQKSATSTGILSGSPPRRTSTMPSDAYGGRPVPNLPRAQTYSGYPDVDSRGRNRSKMHAQIIESDSEDEYERRRKERKHRSKKHRSPEPRGEHVTQYRVDTSGRTRLQNSFSRSADPEADAYGGYYSHYGERPSLSRDASYSQSPGYAQYDKYKTSKAYDYGDVQYSTYPTYREEYAHPTPA; translated from the coding sequence ATGTCTACACTTCCTCCTGATCCGTACAAGGCCTTGGGTGTTTCCCCTGATGCCCAGCTCCCCGAGATCCGATCTGCCCACCGAAAGCTTGTCCTCAAATGCCATCCCGACAAGGTCCAGGACCCGACTCTGAAGGCTCAGAAGCAGGACGAGTTCCAACAAGTCCAACAAGCCTACGAACTCCTCAGCGATGAAAAGCAGCGACAGAAATACGATGATCAGGTCCGCCTTCAAGAACTCCGCGAGCAGATGCGGGCCAAGGTggcgagctcatcatcaagtcgCTCCGCCCCCTCGTTCAAGTACGAAATCCGTACCAACGACCGCACGTACAAGACGACTTCGCCTAGCGCCAAGGTCTTCTCCTACTCGCGCTCCTACGAAGATACTGATCTTCGCGGTGCCGATATCTTCGAGGGTGTTCGCACCGTGAGAAGGGAGGCGTCGTATCAAGGCAAGCCCTCGAGGCGTGAAGAGAGGGAACGAGACCGTGATCGCGAGATCCGGGAACGAGAGAAGGAGCGTGAGCGCGAACGTGAACGAAGAAAGAAGGCCGAAGACGCCGTCCGACGTGCTGAAAAGGAAGCTAAGGAGGCTCGAcgcgccgagaagaagcagaaggagaaggagaaggacaaggagcgCAAGCGGGAgtccgaggagaagaagcgtcACGCGAAGCCATATATCGAGACgtacgacgacgaggagcctGCTCCCAAGtcggagaagaagaagtcgagcAAGAAGCACGACCGCGATCGCTCCGCCCATCGGGAAGAGGCGCCCCCTGCGACAGATTCAGTGCCACCCCCGCCTATGCCCTCCATACCGACGGAACAATCGTATGAGGATAAGGAATCCGAGGCTCTGAAATATATCAACGCCTCGCGACAACAAAAAAAGAACCCATATGCTCGCCATATGCAgcctccagcagctcccACTCCCCCCCCTGTCGGGTCACCATTTACTGCTCCGGCCACTccggatgatgatgtgcgCCGGTCATCAGCGAAGCCCCGACGTGGATCCTCAGGCGAGAAGGCctacaagaagaagccctcGAAAGAGGTTCTCGATGACCCCATCGAGGTCGACGTCTCTCCCTCGGGTCGCCCGCATGTGCAAAAGTCGGCCACCAGCACTGGCATTTTGTCAGGCTCCCCTCCCCGACGGACCAGCACCATGCCCAGCGATGCATATGGCGGTCGCCCGGTCCCCAACTTGCCACGAGCTCAGACATATAGCGGATATCCCGACGTGGATTCCCGTGGTCGAAATCGCTCCAAGATGCACGCTCAGATTATTGAGAGTGACTCCGAGGACGAGTATGAGCGCCGTCGAAAAGAGCGCAAGCACCGCAGCAAGAAGCATCGGTCCCCTGAACCCCGTGGGGAGCATGTGACGCAGTATCGAGTTGATACTAGCGGTCGGACGAGACTACAAAACTCGTTCTCGCGCTCTGCGGACCCTGAGGCGGATGCTTATGGGGGATATTATTCCCATTATGGGGAGCGCCCTTCGCTATCTCGCGATGCTAGTTACTCGCAGTCGCCCGGCTACGCTCAGTACGACAAGTACAAGACGTCCAAGGCTTACGACTATGGCGACGTGCAGTACAGCACATACCCAACCTACCGCGAGGAGTATGCTCACCCGACGCCGGCGTGA